One Rossellomorea aquimaris DNA window includes the following coding sequences:
- a CDS encoding ribosomal-processing cysteine protease Prp produces the protein MINVYVERSSGKRIRSFSMDGHADFAENGQDIVCAGASAVSFGSINAIMALTGVEPSIEQSSDGGYLRCVIPDDLPEETESKIQLLLDSMLISLQTIERDYSDFIKITFKK, from the coding sequence ATGATTAACGTTTACGTAGAGCGTTCATCCGGGAAAAGGATCCGTTCTTTCTCTATGGATGGACATGCTGATTTTGCCGAAAATGGGCAAGACATTGTTTGTGCAGGTGCTTCTGCTGTTTCATTTGGCAGTATTAATGCCATTATGGCGTTAACCGGTGTAGAACCGTCCATCGAGCAATCCTCTGATGGTGGATATCTTCGCTGTGTCATCCCTGATGATCTTCCGGAAGAAACAGAGAGCAAGATTCAGCTGCTACTGGATAGCATGCTTATCAGCCTCCAAACGATTGAAAGAGACTATAGTGATTTTATTAAAATAACCTTCAAA
- the rplU gene encoding 50S ribosomal protein L21: MYAIIETGGKQIRVEAGQAIYIEKLNAEQGDTVTFDKVLFVGGDDVKVGSPLVDGATVTAKVEKQGRAKKLVVFKYKAKKNYRRKQGHRQPYTKVVIDEINA, translated from the coding sequence ATGTACGCAATTATCGAAACAGGTGGTAAGCAAATCCGTGTAGAAGCTGGTCAAGCTATCTACATCGAAAAGCTAAACGCAGAACAAGGCGATACGGTAACATTTGACAAAGTTCTATTCGTTGGTGGCGACGATGTGAAAGTAGGAAGTCCGTTAGTGGATGGAGCTACTGTAACAGCGAAAGTTGAAAAGCAAGGCCGCGCGAAAAAGCTTGTAGTATTCAAATACAAAGCGAAAAAGAACTACCGTCGTAAGCAAGGTCACCGTCAACCTTACACTAAAGTTGTCATTGACGAAATCAACGCGTAA